A DNA window from Hordeum vulgare subsp. vulgare chromosome 1H, MorexV3_pseudomolecules_assembly, whole genome shotgun sequence contains the following coding sequences:
- the LOC123403423 gene encoding dirigent protein 4-like has product MASHSLLVLSMILVLHSIISMASASLSCVLQCESEVNLHLYLHQIASGPGTNQVVIVTSSKASDFGLTSVTDWAVIDGPNPATATIVARTKGMQVQADVAGPGWFNYFSMVFEKNSRYNGSSFEAMGINFQTGQGQMAIMGGTGEFAMARGIIKYNALPNPPTFQTIKELNIRAFYVKPADTTSGGAIQ; this is encoded by the exons ATGGCCAGCCATAGCCTGCTTGTACTATCTATGATCTTGGTCCTGCATTCTATTATATCCATGGCATCTGCATCCCTTTCCTGTGTTCTTCAGTGTGAGTCCGAGGTAAACTTGCACTTGTACTTGCACCAAATCGCCTCCGGGCCGGGCACCAACCAGGTAGTAATTGTTACCTCCAGCAAAGCATCCGATTTTGGTCTAACTTCCGTCACCGACTGGGCTGTAATTGATGGACCAAACCCTGCTACTGCCACCATTGTTGCCCGTACCAAAGGCATGCAAGTGCAGGCTGATGTAGCCGGTCCAGGCTGGTTCAACTACTTCAGCATGGTGTTTGAGAAAAACTCCAG GTACAATGGATCATCTTTCGAAGCCATGGGGATCAACTTTCAAACAGGCCAAGGTCAGATGGCCATTATGGGTGGGACTGGAGAGTTTGCTATGGCACGTGGGATCATCAAGTACAACGCACTCCCCAACCCCCCTACGTTCCAAACTATTAAAGAACTTAATATCCGCGCATTCTATGTCAAACCTGCT GATACTACATCTGGCGGGGCCATCCAGTAA